The Klebsiella sp. RIT-PI-d genomic sequence ATACCCTGCTGGATCGCATTGTGAATAAGCGCGTCGAATCAAAATCAATTGAGGTTCATCCTCAACTCATTGAACGTCGATCGGTTGCTGACGGTCCCTATCTTGACTATCGCCGCTAAGTTAACAAGCGGGGTCCGTTTCCTGCGGGTCCCGCAGCCACTCTTTATTCAGTGTTTCACTGTCGCCCAGATACGCCAGCAGCCATTCCAGCGCGGGTGAAATATCACTCTGCTGCCAGGTTAAACAACATGCCGCATCAGGAAAAGGATTTTCCAGATCCAGCTCCACCCACTCCCCGGAATCCAGCCACGGGCGGGCAGAATGTGAGGGGATCATTGCCGCGCAGAGCCCTGCCGAGATGCAGGTAGCCGAAGACTCCCAGTCAGGCACGACCACCCTTTTTTGATTGTCCAGCAGCCACGTCGTACGTTTAGGCAGCGATCGCGAGGTGTCTTCGCGTACCAGCGACGGCCAGTTGCGCAATTCATCATCGCTTAAAGGCCCGATATTAAGCGCCAGAGGATGGTGGCGCGCCACAACGCAGCTCCAGCTCAGCATGCCCATATCGCGAAAGGCATAGCGTCCTCCGACCGGAATAGCCTGCGTTGCGCCAATCGCCAGTTCAACGCGGCCGTCCGCCAGCGCATCCCAGACACCGTTAAAAACTTCCTGAAAAACGATCAGTTCGACATCCGGGAAATGGCGATAGAAATC encodes the following:
- the punR gene encoding DNA-binding transcriptional activator PunR; translated protein: MWSEYSLEVIDAVARNGSFSAAAQELHRVPSAVSYTVRQMEEWLAVPLFERRHRDVELTPAGSWFLKEGRSVIKKMLITRQQCQQIANGWRSQLPIAVDNIVRPERTRQMIVDFYRHFPDVELIVFQEVFNGVWDALADGRVELAIGATQAIPVGGRYAFRDMGMLSWSCVVARHHPLALNIGPLSDDELRNWPSLVREDTSRSLPKRTTWLLDNQKRVVVPDWESSATCISAGLCAAMIPSHSARPWLDSGEWVELDLENPFPDAACCLTWQQSDISPALEWLLAYLGDSETLNKEWLRDPQETDPAC